ACTCCCATCTTGTCATTCTTGCCCATCAGGACTCTACCTGTGCTGCAAAGATCTGCTCAAAATCCACCTGTGCCATAAGACCTTCCCAGGTAATATAGCCACCCACTCGGTGCCCCTTActgtcttctcttttgtttcacaTCCCTTGGGTCCATGTCTCTTTCCTTCAGTCAACAGTAAGCTTTGCTGAGATGGGGATTAGGGAGTGGAATTGGGGTAGAGGAGAGAGAATCTGTGATGGGAGATGCCTTGAATTACTTCAAAATTATCTAGTAGTGGGAGGGAGCGATTCAGGGAGCAGGGAagaaacaagattggccatgagtGGTTATTGATTGAAGCTGGGTGAGGGGTATCTGGAAATCAGGGAGAGTGAGAGGACATTATACTATTCTTTTACCTTGGCAAATGtttgaagttttatatatatatatatatatatatatatatatatatatatatatatatatgtatgtgtatatatatatatatattgcaaatattaatTATGTTTAGGCCATATATTAAGTCAGGATTGACTTCAATATCTTTTAAGATTCTTCTAAGGGGTAAAATATCTGTCCCGCTCCATTCAGACTCCACCTAGTCCCTCACCCCTAACAAAGGACTCAAATAACTTCcccacagaaacagagaatatcCCAGAGAGTGGGTTTCCCTTGCCCCAGTAAACCACCTCCTTGTCCTGTCTCTAGCCCTCACTCTTGCCTTTCTCCCTGTCCTTGCTCTTGCCCTGGGCTGGGGTGTGAGAGCCCTAACTAATAGACAGAGCTCCCCATTCCTGTCACCTCATAATAAGCCAAGAAGCCAGCTTGCTTGGTGTACTTCCCTGGAGATGCCGGTCCCACAGCTTCTGCCCACAACTCATTCTTAGAGGCTTTGAGGAGGCGAAAAGTACGTCCATAGGTGGGGAGCCCCATAAGGAGCTTCTCAGGTGCTGCCCCAAGCTTTCGCCAGTAGTTCATGGCATATGCCTGCAGGCAGGAAGAACACAAACCCCTCCTTCTTACCAGGAGCCAATGGCCTGACTCAGGGACAGATTTCTGGGCCACATGAgagctttctctttcttaccGAAGATTTAGGGTCCTTGGGCACAGAGAACAGCGGGCTATTGTGTCCTGTGAACTTTTCCCAGCTTCCATGTAAGTCATAagacaagacactgatgaaatccAGTAGTCTGTAAGGGGCAGGAAGAGGAGATATGAAGATAGTGCTAGCTAGATTTTCAAGTCCGATCATCACAGCGATGACTAGCTAACTAGCTGTAAATTGGGCACCCAACTTCCCTGCCATTTCTGCCTGTGGGGATGGCCCAAGCTGTGCCATCCACTTGAGAGGCTGCCCCTGGAACACACAGCTGGTTAGGGACAGCAATGCATCAGGACCTATGCCATGCTGAGAGTAACCAAGGGAGTGAGCAGGGGtcagaacagaaaacaaaggcATTCAGGCTGATACAAGTGCAACAGAGGTCTGCATAAATCGTCATGTGTAAGCAGTTCTGACCCACAGCATGAAAAAGCTTCTGCCCTTCTACCATTATAGGAACGATTGAAACCTATCTCTTCCAGAAAGCTTTCCAAATGACAAAGTATAATTGAGCCTTACCAGGTCACAGGTGTCCAGGTTAACAtggattatctaatttaattttaatctgtCCAATGCCCTAAGTAATACAattgtctccattttaaaatgaagaaattgaaactcAGACCGTTATCTAATTTGTCTAAGGTGACCCAGCTAGGTGAAGGTGGTCTCACTCAACCCTGCCTGGCTGTAAGACCAACACTAGCCAATTGTACCCCACTATGTCTCTCATCTTTCCTGCCACCGTGGAACCACTCTCCTTAAGTGTAATCACATGCAAAAATTGCGTGTGATTTCTTGTGTTCTGCATCTGACTCAGTTATCACATCTGTAAATACCCGATTCTTGAGCTTTGAGAAAATTAGTCCAGAGCTGTCCAGAAAGTTAGGAGCTCTCTTTGCCTGATTTTGTAACTTTTGCAtgaagacctgtactctgaaaactggtCCTGACTGGGCATTCGTATTTTTGTTTCAGTGGCAGTAGTTGCTAATTAATCCATCTCTATGATACCAGCCATCTGGCACGCAGTGTATGTCTAAGGGGACTCTGGGACAGCAGAGGCCAGACTCCTGGATTCTTCTCCTAGAGACCCAGTGATAGGCGATACAGATCTCTACCCAAGAGGATGCTGTGGTGTGGACTGGTACTACATCACCTCCCTCTGATCTCCTAAGGAAAGCCCAGAATATAATGGGAAGACCCTTGTCCCCACCTATGCTCCTGATCAGCCCACCTCCCAAAGGTGCACTTACAGCAGGGCAGGAACTTGAAAAGTTCAAGGACAGTGCTTGGGCACCTCTGGGGTTCTGAGCTTGAGATGTCTCCTTCCCTCCAATGTCCTGCCCACCAACGCAGCACCCACTCACCTTCCCAGGAGGCGCACATCATACGCTTTTTGGATGACACGGGGATCCCCAGAGACAGCAGCGGAGAGCAGCAGCCTTGGACGCATGGTGAGCTGCGCCTCCTTCCTGAAAGCAAGCAGGAGCTCCTGGGAAGAAAGAGAGGCAGACGCGAGAACCAGACAAAGCAGAGTCTGGGAAAACAAGACTCATCCAAGAAACCTTTATTTACGGAGACCCTTGAGCCAGGAGAGTCAGACACAGGCCCTGCCCACTGGCTCCTGAGAAAGGCGGACGTGAGCCAATGTGGTAAGTCATTGAACAGAAGGCTGGCAGCAGGCCCAGGAGCAGAGTTCAGACAGCCCACCTGAGCGAGTCCAGGAGCTGCACAGAGAAGGCATCACTCAGGCTGCAGGGCTGGGCCAAGGCCCGGatgggacagagagaaagagccGCCATAGGGCCCTTGCTAGGCAACTCTTTGTCCAACACCTGCAGGTGATGGCAGTAAACAAACTTCTGTTACCGCTGTCTTGCCCTTGTCCCCGGCCTTAGGCTTCCCCTGTGCCCTGAGCCCAGATATGATCAAAGTAGAATCATTTCTGGATTCGGGAGCTGCCAGGCTGGCCTTACTTCAAGTAAGAAGACAAAGGTCCAGCGGTCATGCCTGGGGCTGCCTCTGAGTCCAGGGTACAAGAAGAAGAGGTCCAGACCATCAAAGCCATGTGTCCTCAGGAGGGCTATCACTGAATTGACAAAATTCTGCCGGTTGGCGAATGTGGACAGCATCGTGGTGAACCTGCAGGGAGACCAGCGGTGAGGCCAGGAGTGTTTTCTGCACAACCTCAGCCTCCCTTACAAGACCCCTTGGTTCGCATCCCATGGAGGGCACAGTGGATGTGActgaggaaaggaaggcaggtCGTTGAAACTCTCAGAGCCTCTTAAAGCCCCTCCCAGCACAGGGCTCCAATACCCAGGAATGGGGACTTCAGGCTCCAGGGAGGATTTGCAAAACACAACTTCCCCTGCCAGATGGAAACAAGCACACAGCCTGGGGTGGAGAGAGCAGGCTCAGGCCAGCTTGGCCTCTGAAAACATGGTCCGCCCCTAGCCACGCACTGTCCCTCTGCTGTTTCCTCGTGGGTAACAGCTCAGTCCTGACACCCTGTCCTGGCACTGACTTTCTCTGCCTGAACAGATTAGCGGAGGGAACATGAGCCAAGGGCCGGCATTTCCAGAACGATCTCTGAGCTAACGTGGCACAGGAGGGCCATGCTCAGACTAGGAGTTCTGTAccctttgctcttttgttctttggctgtttgattgttttctttcttttttctttttctagtgctTTCTCTTCCACAGTGAAGACACTATTGGAAAACTTGTAACTTATCGGAGTTGAACTTTAAGCAAGTCTTCATGTGTCGGGACTAGTCCTGAGTGCAATGATTAGAAAATTAACCAGATTCAGACTTAGGCAGGCCTAGTTCCATTATCTGGTTTCCACCCATAGCTGGGCCATCTCTCATGGTCACCTGTGTGAAATATGGTAAGTTTCTTAAGCTCACGTTCCTGCTTTCCTCTGCAAATTTAGAATGTAAACAGCCACTTTGTAAGCCTCTCCCAAGTAACcatgagataatgcatgcaaagCCTCTGGCCAGCGTTTGTACACAGCGAATGTTCAAGAAGTCGTGGCCCAGGGAGAGGCGAGGCCTGGAGTCGGGCAGAGCCGGTTCTCACCCAGCTCCCTGCATCTTCCCTGCATTGCTCCTGGGTTCTGTGCCAGGTGCTTCCTCACATCCCCCCACTCTCAGGCCTTCAGGTGACCCTCTGCTACAGCTCCCTCCTctaaggcaggaagggaggcaaCTCTCTACCCTTGGCCTCAGCCATGAAAGAGGGGAATAGTTTCTTCAGAGAACATGAAGGCAGTTTGTCACCTCCACACTGCCTACTGGAgggtaacgaagagtagccaccatgCACTGGACACAGACCATGTGCCCAGGTGCTCAGCTGAGCATCTGGTTTATATCACTTTCTTTCCTCCCATCCTTTCAGGTTGATACCACTGGATCCATTTATAAAGCGAGGAAACCCAGGCCCTGGGAGGCTTGGGGTTTATCCATGTCCTAAACAAGACTCCTCCCCTCTCTGAGGCAAAAGCCCTGCCCCTTCTGAAGCATTGAGGGGACAACTGTGAGCATCCCATTTTCCCCTCATTTCCCCCCAGCCCCTTTCTCACCACCTCCTGGACCTGCCTTGTCTCCCCTCACTCACCATGGAGGAGAGGTCGGGGGACCCTGGACTCCAGGGCCAGGTCAGGACTCGGGGGAGTACTAGCGTGTCTCCCCACAGCCCAGCTGGCTCCCCAATCTGTCCTCACCTCTGGCCTGCCTGCTCCTCCCCCATAccctgcctccaccccagagAGAAGACCTGACAGCACAGTCTCACCTCGATGTGCCGAAGTTCCACCCCCCGATGGACAGCAGTGTTTTCAGCTCCCTGTTCCTGTGATGCAGGACAGAGTCTGTGAGCTGggtcctcattcattcatttggtgaCTGGGAAGTTGGGGCGATGGGAGGACAGGAACGGAAAGGGGGAGACGGGTGGGGGAACCTAAGGAAGAAAAGAGCAGAGCCCAGCAGAACCCAAGAacggaagaagaaaaagagggagaacaaCTAGCCCACACAAAAGTCAGAACCCCCAGGCTGTCCAAAGGCCCCCAAACTCCCCGCTCCCATGACAGtcccataaaaaggaaaagaagaagcagtCTAAAATTTCTCTTCACTCACTTTCTTAGTCAACAAACGTTTACTGAGCAATTATTATTTGCCACTGACTGTTTTAGGTGCttgagatacagcagtgaacagagGATAAGCTCCCTGCTCTCCTCTCCAGAGCCTGTAATCTGGTTACATGGATTTTCCCCACCCTTCTATAACCATGCATGCCGTGACAGACCACCCCCTGGCCAGGAGAGCCCAGGAGTCCTGGGGAGGGAGTACTGAGCACCAGCCCTCTGCCGGGCACTGACCCAGCCACTGGTGAACAAAGATATCACAGACATTGACCCTTCCCTTGGGGGCCTCATTTGCAGGTGATAGACGGTAATAGAAACACTAGCATTTGTGAAGCATTTGTGATGCACAGCCCTCTCTGAAGTGCTTGAACAGCATTAACACATAGAATCCTCAACGCGGGGCTTGAAGGGCGAGTTGGGGGATgtcaggcagagaagagagaggagggcgTTCCAAGCAGGGGCCACAGCAGCCACGAAGGCAAGGAGGCAAGGACGAGCTCAGAGTGCTGGTCAGTGGGGAGCTCCCAAGGCAGGGAAGCTCCGGAGCGCCCTGGACAGGAGGCTAGGACACAAGAATCAGAGGAAAGTTGACGACTCACAGGAGAAAGGGATTAACTcacttccatttgtaaaatacaaCCCCACATCCAAAGTGAACACACCTCTCCTTGAGCTTGTTGAACTCTGGGTAGAGGATTTTCTCATCCTGGGGATTCTTAGGAACAATCTGATTGTTGTTCATTGAGGCAAAGGCAAATACCAGGTGGGTGCAGAGAAAGGGGTCCAGGTCCCGGGGCAGGATCGAAGCAGGGCTGGGCCGACTAAAGGCCCAGTTGGTGAAATAACACACCAGTTTGTGGGCAGCACCTGGCAGGGGAGAGCAGGCATTTGTTGGCAGAAACCAAGGTGGGGATGGAGCTCAGCTTCCACAGAGCAGCGTGGACACAGCTCAAGAGGCAAGGCCACAGTAACACATCCCCACTCACACCCCAAAGCTACACTGAAGGCAGGTCCCTCCCTCACTGCTGGGGTCCCCAGGGGTGGCggggcggagggggggggggagaaTGCCTTGTGAAACCCTGGTCAGAATGGATCCTGGAGTCTGGATCCTGGCACAAGGAGTGAGCCAAAGAGCAGGTGACTGAAAATCATCTGCTGAACTGCATTGGGTCAGTGATCCCTGACAGGGAGCCAGCGCAGGGCGGGGCTGCAGGAGCGCTAGACATGGAGCACTTCTCAGGTGGACACTCTCCCTGGCTCTGGAGAGGACCACACAGGGTCCTTACCATTGTGGTGTTTCAGCGCAAGAACCAGCCCTGCAGGACACAAAGGAGGAATCACACGCAGATTCACAGGCACACCCGGAGTGACACACCCCAGCACACCCTCCAGTTCTGAATACACCCACCCACTCAAGCAAATGgagacacacacacccttccctctttcctcttctccgCACTGAGCAGGTGAAGCCAGATCTATCTCATCTCCTTTCCACTTCAGTAAAcaccatacatatacacacatgcttTGCACAGGGACAACCATGACATTTAGAAGTCCCAGCAAAAGCTCTAGGtcaatggttctcaaccctggatgCTAATTTAAAAGTAGtgatatcctggctcctcccccagagattctgaatgAACTGGTCTGAGGTGGAAGCCAggcataaaaatgtttaatgtgcagccagggcACCACCACTGCTCTGATCTCTCCTCCCTGGGCCCCTCTGGCCCTTCACTGTGTCCTGTCCCACCTCTACCTAATCCAGGGCCCCGAGTCGCAGGATGCTTCCCAGGAACCAGCGAGACAATGAGCTTATGAAGCCTGGCCCCTCCTGAACGAAGAGACATTGTGGGGCTGGGACCCACCACACTCACCAACCCAAAGCAACAGCTTCCCCATCTCCGTGGTCTGAGAGCTGCAGGTCTAGACCTCTAGCCCCTTTATATGCACTTCCCCAGGTATGACCCTGGGACAACACTGGGATAGCCCAGCTAAAACACACAAAACCAGGAATAGTGATTAACGGGCAGCTGCCCCAGAGTCACAGTGACCCCAGCATCTCCCGTCCTCCCGCCCAGCAGAGCTATAGCTCTCAGGTCCAACAAAGCAACAACTCCCTCTGACACTGGCACGGAGTGGGTGTCCACCATGGGCCCTGGCGAGGGCAGGGCAGTGCTCAGCCCTCTTCCTGGAATTCAGCCCCATGTGGACTGAGTATGAGGAAGAAACACTGAAGGGCAGCAGTAATTCTATTGTTATAAGATTAGTGGTTAGAAAAGCCGTGTAATGTAAAGTTTAAAAGGCccaggaacatatgtatatgtataactgattcactttgttataaagcagaaactaacacaccattgtaaagtaattatactgcaataaagatgttaacgaacaaacaaaaaaggcccGGCTATGGACTCAGGCAGGCCAAAGTTTGAATCCCAGTGTCAAAAATTAGAAGTTTTATCATCTTGGGCAGTTATTTagctctttgagcttcagtttccacaCCTGTAAAACGGAGATAACACTTGAatttacctcatagggttttaTATGAATAAAGAGAGAACGTGTGAAAAACTGTTAGTTCAGTGCTTTGCCTATAGTGAGGGCTCAGTGAATGGTGGTAGTTATTA
The genomic region above belongs to Phocoena sinus isolate mPhoSin1 chromosome 1, mPhoSin1.pri, whole genome shotgun sequence and contains:
- the OVGP1 gene encoding LOW QUALITY PROTEIN: oviduct-specific glycoprotein (The sequence of the model RefSeq protein was modified relative to this genomic sequence to represent the inferred CDS: inserted 2 bases in 2 codons): MVVPVQSMCVYVWCLLKWKGDEIDLASPAQCGEEERGKGVCVSICLSGWVYSELEGVLGCVTPGVPVNLRVIPPLCPAGLVLALKHHNGAAHKLVCYFTNWAFSRPSPASILPRDLDPFLCTHLVFAFASMNNNQIVPKNPQDEKILYPEFNKLKERNRELKTLLSIGGWNFGTSRFTTMLSTFANRQNFVNSVIALLRTHGFDGLDLFFLYPGLRGSPRHDRWTFVFLLEELLLAFRKEAQLTMRPRLLLSAAVSGDPRVIQKAYDVRLLGRLLDFISVLSYDLHGSWEKFTGHNSPLFSVPKDPKSSAYAMNYWRKLGAAPEKLLMGLPTYGRTFRLLKASKNELWAEAVGPASPGKYTKQAGFLAYYEICSFIWRAKRRWIDDQYVPYAYKGQEWVGYDDAVSFSYKAFFIMREHFGGAMVWTLDLDDVRGTFCGTGPFPLVYTLNNLLVKAEFSSTPPPKFWLSTAVNSSRIGSERLTVIKDLTTDLGILPPGGEAVATETHRKSETMTTVPRGGLVTPTRETLSFGKHPLAAEWKTETPGEETMTPVGQAVTPGGITVAPMLLQTGEKIMPPRRKAEAPENMTIPSGKMTVTPAGQTETLEXENLTSEVDPEPLVGYFGLHTEAENWMLLSGPVISPPGHTPLAFDKPFVPTXWNHSSDDSVTLPVSPLSLKKENPENSAVDRGS